A stretch of the Photobacterium toruni genome encodes the following:
- the moaE gene encoding molybdopterin synthase catalytic subunit MoaE yields MISVQHDDFSVADEYAKLAEGNEAGAVVTFIGKVRDFNQGDTVTGLSLEHYPGMTEKALQEIIVQARSRWPLLQTRVIHRVGDLDLGDQIVFVGVTSAHRGAAFEACEFIMDYLKTKAPFWKKEQTPSESRWVDARETDNSAADRWA; encoded by the coding sequence ATGATTTCAGTACAACATGATGATTTTTCTGTTGCAGATGAATACGCTAAACTTGCTGAAGGTAATGAAGCGGGTGCAGTTGTTACGTTTATTGGTAAAGTACGTGATTTTAACCAAGGTGATACTGTTACTGGATTATCGCTAGAACATTATCCGGGTATGACAGAAAAAGCACTGCAAGAAATTATTGTACAAGCGCGTAGCCGTTGGCCATTATTACAAACACGAGTTATTCATCGTGTAGGTGATCTTGATTTGGGTGATCAAATTGTTTTTGTTGGTGTAACAAGTGCTCACCGTGGTGCTGCATTTGAAGCCTGTGAATTTATTATGGATTACTTAAAAACCAAAGCACCGTTTTGGAAAAAAGAGCAAACACCATCAGAAAGTCGTTGGGTTGATGCGCGAGAAACTGATAATTCCGCAGCTGATAGATGGGCGTAA
- the moaA gene encoding GTP 3',8-cyclase MoaA produces MAKQLQDNFDRKFYYLRLSVTDVCNFKCTYCLPDGYQSVEKNKPSFLTLDEIHRVTAAFADCGTTKVRITGGEPSLRRDFTDIIRTVASQPGITKVATTTNGYRMAKHVHEWRQAGLTHINVSVDSLDPKMFYQITGENMFHQVMEGIDAAFDAGFEQVKINTVLLKDLNSQELPKFLEWIKTRPIQLRFIELMQTGEMDSLFSKHHVSGVSIRNHLIANGWLLKVKDNNDGPAQVFYHPDYMGEIGLIMPYEKNFCESCNRLRISAKGKLHLCLFGEDGVELRDLLADDNQQPQLIERIQASLNTKVVSHFLDEGKTGMTPNLASIGG; encoded by the coding sequence GTGGCTAAACAATTACAAGATAATTTTGATCGTAAATTTTATTATTTACGATTGTCAGTTACCGATGTGTGTAACTTTAAATGTACCTATTGCCTGCCTGATGGCTATCAATCCGTGGAGAAGAATAAACCATCATTCTTAACCTTGGATGAAATTCATCGCGTAACGGCGGCTTTTGCTGATTGTGGCACAACCAAAGTGCGCATCACTGGTGGGGAACCTAGTTTACGTCGTGATTTTACCGATATTATTCGTACGGTTGCGAGTCAGCCTGGTATAACTAAGGTAGCGACAACCACTAATGGTTATCGTATGGCTAAGCATGTTCATGAATGGCGTCAAGCAGGATTAACCCACATTAACGTTAGTGTGGATAGTTTAGATCCTAAAATGTTCTACCAAATTACCGGTGAAAATATGTTTCATCAGGTAATGGAAGGTATTGATGCCGCTTTTGATGCTGGCTTTGAACAAGTAAAGATCAATACTGTCTTACTTAAAGATCTCAATTCTCAAGAATTACCAAAATTTTTAGAATGGATCAAAACTCGCCCAATTCAATTACGTTTTATCGAGTTAATGCAAACCGGTGAAATGGATAGCCTTTTTAGTAAACATCATGTTTCAGGTGTGAGTATTCGTAACCATCTCATCGCTAATGGTTGGTTATTGAAAGTAAAAGACAATAATGATGGCCCTGCACAAGTTTTCTATCATCCTGATTATATGGGTGAAATCGGACTTATTATGCCGTATGAAAAGAATTTTTGTGAAAGCTGTAATCGTCTTCGTATCTCAGCTAAAGGTAAATTACACCTGTGTCTCTTTGGTGAAGATGGTGTCGAATTACGCGATTTGTTGGCTGATGATAACCAGCAACCACAACTTATTGAGCGTATTCAAGCCAGTTTAAACACAAAAGTGGTAAGCCACTTTCTTGATGAAGGGAAAACAGGCATGACGCCAAATTTGGCATCCATTGGCGGCTAG
- the yvcK gene encoding uridine diphosphate-N-acetylglucosamine-binding protein YvcK, with product MSTKSTETTRIVAIGGGHGLGRVLSSLADYGSQVTGIVTTTDNGGSTGRIRACQGGIAWGDMRNCINQLITEPSIGSMIFEYRFRGNGELNGHNLGNLMLTALDNLSIRPLDAINLIRDMLQVKPYIIPMSEHPSDLAAITYDGKIINGETSVDELAEIPKRLYLEPAVPATKEAVNAIIDADIILLGPGSFLTSIMPVLLLRDIEQALKVSTAKIAFITNIDKEKGPAGEMSLKTMLHWCERAMAGRVIDTIITDEHQPQLAPRYQQMVLDLASNNHEWRHDRDKLKHAIDRLIASC from the coding sequence ATGTCTACAAAGAGTACGGAAACAACTCGCATCGTCGCCATTGGTGGCGGTCATGGTCTTGGACGCGTTTTATCATCTTTAGCCGATTATGGTTCACAGGTTACTGGCATTGTAACAACAACAGATAATGGCGGATCGACGGGGAGAATTCGTGCATGCCAAGGTGGTATAGCATGGGGAGACATGCGAAATTGTATTAATCAATTAATCACAGAGCCATCAATTGGTTCGATGATTTTTGAATACCGTTTTCGAGGCAATGGTGAGCTTAATGGTCACAATCTTGGCAACCTAATGCTAACCGCACTTGATAATCTGAGTATTCGTCCTCTCGATGCGATTAATCTTATTCGTGATATGTTGCAGGTTAAACCTTATATAATTCCAATGTCTGAACACCCTTCTGATTTAGCAGCCATCACATACGACGGTAAAATCATTAATGGTGAAACAAGTGTTGATGAGTTAGCTGAAATACCTAAACGTCTTTATTTAGAACCCGCAGTACCGGCAACGAAAGAAGCGGTTAACGCGATTATAGATGCTGACATTATACTATTAGGCCCAGGTAGTTTTTTAACCAGTATTATGCCGGTATTACTGTTACGAGACATAGAACAAGCATTGAAAGTAAGTACAGCTAAAATTGCTTTTATTACTAATATTGATAAAGAAAAAGGCCCAGCAGGAGAAATGAGCCTTAAAACCATGTTGCATTGGTGTGAACGTGCAATGGCGGGAAGAGTCATTGATACCATCATTACCGACGAACATCAGCCACAGCTCGCGCCTAGATACCAACAAATGGTACTTGATTTAGCCTCTAATAATCATGAATGGCGTCATGATCGTGACAAACTAAAGCATGCGATTGATAGACTCATTGCTTCCTGCTAG
- the oppB gene encoding oligopeptide ABC transporter permease OppB: MIKFIAKRIFEAIPTLLVLITISFFLMRFAPGNPFTSDRPLPPEVMANIEAKYGLDKPVFDQYTTYLSNIVQGDFGPSFKYKDFTVNELVSKALPVSAKIGFFAFIFALVMGVSVGTLAALKQNTWLDYTIMSTAMAGVVMPSFILAPVLIYIFAINLQWLPAGGWQDGSFKFVILPMLGMALLYVATFARITRGSMIETLNSNFIRTARAKGLSYRHIILKHALRPALLPVVSYMGPAFVGIITGSVVIETIFGLPGIGKLFVNAAFNRDYSLVLGITILIGSLTIIFNAIVDIVLAMIDPKIRY, encoded by the coding sequence ATGATTAAATTCATTGCTAAAAGGATTTTTGAAGCGATACCGACACTGTTGGTATTAATCACTATCTCATTTTTTTTAATGCGCTTTGCTCCTGGTAACCCTTTTACTTCAGATCGCCCTTTACCGCCAGAAGTTATGGCTAATATTGAAGCTAAATATGGTTTAGATAAACCCGTATTTGATCAATACACCACCTATTTAAGTAATATTGTTCAAGGTGATTTTGGTCCTTCATTTAAATATAAAGATTTTACAGTTAACGAGCTGGTGTCTAAAGCGTTACCCGTTTCCGCTAAGATTGGTTTTTTTGCATTTATTTTTGCATTAGTGATGGGGGTATCCGTTGGCACCCTTGCCGCGTTAAAACAGAATACATGGCTTGATTACACTATTATGTCTACCGCGATGGCGGGAGTCGTCATGCCTTCTTTTATTCTCGCCCCTGTATTGATCTATATCTTTGCTATTAATTTACAGTGGCTACCTGCGGGTGGTTGGCAAGATGGATCGTTTAAGTTTGTTATTCTACCTATGTTAGGTATGGCTTTATTATATGTTGCGACATTTGCACGTATTACCCGTGGCAGCATGATTGAAACGTTAAACAGTAACTTTATTCGTACCGCTCGTGCCAAAGGATTAAGTTATCGACACATTATTCTAAAACATGCTTTACGACCTGCGTTGTTACCTGTGGTGTCATACATGGGACCCGCCTTCGTCGGTATTATTACCGGTTCTGTTGTTATTGAAACTATTTTTGGTCTGCCAGGTATCGGTAAGTTATTTGTTAATGCTGCTTTTAATCGTGATTACTCGTTAGTGCTTGGTATTACGATTCTGATCGGATCATTAACTATTATCTTCAATGCCATTGTCGATATTGTATTAGCGATGATCGATCCTAAAATTCGTTATTAA
- the luxO gene encoding quorum-sensing sigma-54 dependent transcriptional regulator LuxO, with the protein MESITRQRQVLMVEDTASVAALYKSYLNPLGLNVSIVGTGKEALSFINETIPDLILLDLRLPDMTGMEVLQLVRQDHSHIPVVIMTAHGSIDIAVDAIRQGAQDFLIKPCEADRLRITVNNVFKDKTESLSDAASKQADGAQYQGFIGNSLPMQAVYRVIESAASSKATVFIMGESGTGKEVCAEAIHAASPRHDKPFIALNCAAIPKELIESELFGHVKGAFTGASTERQGAVEIAHNGTLMLDELCEMDLDLQSKLLRFIQTGTYQKVGSSKTCHVDVRFVCATNKNPWQEVQEGRFREDLYYRLHVIPITLPPLRDRGDDVIEIAHALLGLMSLEEGKDFSRFSTEVLQLFKSYSWPGNVRELQNIIRNIVVLNTAEEVAKEMVPPPINAIVGADIAAPKTIYPQLNTLTSTTMNSSFVDDIQKDKIEPLWIVEKRAIQWAIDACDGNIPRAAGLLEVSPSTIYRKLQTWQETVGSQEID; encoded by the coding sequence ATGGAAAGCATTACACGACAACGTCAAGTATTAATGGTTGAAGATACCGCGTCAGTGGCTGCCTTGTATAAATCTTACTTAAATCCGCTCGGACTCAATGTAAGTATTGTAGGAACAGGGAAAGAAGCTCTGAGCTTTATTAATGAAACTATTCCAGATTTAATTTTACTCGATCTTCGTTTACCTGATATGACAGGAATGGAAGTTTTGCAGTTAGTTCGACAAGATCATAGTCATATTCCTGTTGTTATTATGACGGCCCACGGATCAATAGATATTGCCGTTGATGCTATTCGGCAGGGGGCTCAAGATTTTCTTATTAAGCCTTGCGAAGCTGATCGATTACGAATAACAGTAAATAATGTCTTTAAAGATAAAACAGAGTCATTGTCAGATGCGGCATCAAAACAAGCTGATGGTGCTCAATATCAAGGATTTATTGGTAATAGTTTGCCCATGCAAGCTGTGTATCGTGTGATTGAATCGGCAGCATCAAGTAAAGCAACTGTTTTTATCATGGGGGAAAGTGGAACAGGTAAAGAAGTCTGTGCTGAAGCTATTCATGCTGCAAGTCCAAGGCATGATAAACCGTTTATTGCTTTAAATTGTGCCGCTATTCCTAAAGAGCTTATTGAAAGTGAATTATTTGGCCATGTAAAAGGTGCATTTACAGGGGCATCGACGGAGCGTCAAGGTGCAGTAGAAATCGCTCATAATGGAACATTAATGTTAGATGAGCTTTGTGAAATGGATTTAGATTTACAAAGCAAATTATTGCGTTTTATTCAAACGGGAACTTACCAAAAAGTAGGCTCGTCAAAAACGTGCCATGTTGATGTTCGTTTTGTGTGTGCAACCAATAAAAATCCATGGCAAGAAGTACAAGAAGGGCGTTTTCGAGAAGATCTTTACTATCGTCTACATGTTATACCTATTACGTTACCGCCTTTACGTGATCGTGGTGATGATGTTATTGAAATTGCTCATGCATTGCTTGGATTAATGTCGTTGGAAGAGGGCAAAGATTTTAGCCGTTTTTCAACGGAAGTTTTACAGTTATTCAAATCTTACTCTTGGCCTGGTAATGTTCGTGAATTACAAAATATTATTCGTAATATTGTTGTGTTAAATACTGCCGAAGAAGTAGCTAAAGAAATGGTTCCCCCTCCGATAAATGCCATTGTTGGTGCAGATATTGCAGCACCAAAGACAATTTATCCACAATTAAATACATTAACATCAACAACGATGAATTCATCATTTGTCGATGATATACAAAAAGACAAGATTGAGCCTCTTTGGATAGTAGAAAAACGTGCTATTCAATGGGCGATTGATGCTTGTGACGGTAATATTCCTCGAGCGGCTGGATTATTAGAAGTGAGTCCATCGACCATTTATCGTAAATTACAAACTTGGCAAGAGACTGTGGGTAGTCAGGAGATTGATTAA
- a CDS encoding ABC transporter substrate-binding protein — protein sequence MYKNKITQALLIGTGLVVALPSFSIFAAQVPAEIKLAETQELVRANGTEPESLDPQKVSGVPESNVIRDLLEGLVNQDADGNLVAGVAKSWQTTDNKTWIFNLRDDAKWSNGDAVTADDFVYTWRRLADPKTASPYASYLDMTTMVNATDIISGKKSPETLGVEAVDAHTLKVTLDKPLSYFAAMLVHTSMKPVNKNVVEKFGDQWTKVGNYVSNGAYQLDQWVVNERIVLTRNNNYWNNKDTVINQVTFLPIENQVAAMNRFLAGEVDMTYEMPNEHFKRLTKDYPQDVKVTPYLCSYYYEFNTARKPFDNGDVRKALSYAIDRDVLAKFIVGKGETPAYNFTPLATNGLDVDMPDYAKLNQKQRLEKAKALLAAAGYDQNNPLTFKVLYNTSENHKKIAVAIASMWKKGLGVEAQLENQEWKSYLDSKRQGNFDVSRAGWCGDYNEASTFLAIMRTGHSQNYPKYASVDYDKAIDDAILAPTAAERAADYKRAEASLAQDMPIMPIYHYVNARLVNPQLGGYPMKNAEDNIYSKDLYFIAK from the coding sequence ATGTATAAGAATAAAATTACCCAAGCTTTGTTAATTGGTACTGGCTTAGTTGTTGCCCTTCCTTCTTTTTCAATTTTTGCAGCACAAGTTCCCGCTGAAATTAAATTAGCAGAGACACAAGAGTTAGTTCGTGCTAATGGTACTGAGCCTGAATCTCTTGATCCACAAAAAGTGTCAGGTGTACCTGAATCAAATGTTATTCGTGATTTACTTGAAGGCTTAGTTAACCAAGATGCCGACGGTAATTTGGTTGCTGGTGTCGCTAAATCGTGGCAAACAACAGATAACAAAACGTGGATTTTCAATCTACGTGATGATGCAAAATGGTCAAATGGTGATGCAGTAACGGCAGATGATTTTGTCTATACATGGCGTCGTCTTGCTGATCCTAAAACAGCATCCCCTTATGCGTCATACCTTGATATGACCACAATGGTCAATGCAACGGATATTATCTCCGGTAAGAAATCACCAGAAACATTAGGTGTTGAAGCTGTTGATGCTCATACATTAAAAGTGACATTGGATAAGCCACTATCGTATTTTGCCGCGATGCTTGTACATACTTCCATGAAGCCCGTTAATAAAAATGTGGTTGAAAAGTTTGGTGATCAATGGACTAAAGTGGGCAACTACGTTTCAAATGGTGCTTACCAGTTGGATCAGTGGGTTGTAAATGAGCGTATTGTATTAACCCGTAATAATAATTATTGGAATAATAAAGATACGGTTATTAACCAAGTTACATTTTTACCGATTGAAAACCAAGTTGCAGCAATGAACCGTTTTCTTGCTGGTGAAGTAGATATGACTTACGAAATGCCAAATGAGCATTTTAAACGTTTAACCAAAGATTATCCGCAAGATGTAAAAGTAACGCCTTATTTATGCTCTTATTATTATGAGTTTAATACCGCACGTAAACCGTTTGATAATGGTGATGTACGTAAAGCGTTATCTTACGCTATTGACCGTGATGTCTTGGCGAAATTTATTGTTGGTAAAGGTGAAACACCTGCATATAACTTCACGCCATTAGCAACTAATGGTCTTGATGTAGATATGCCTGATTATGCTAAATTAAATCAAAAACAGCGTTTAGAAAAAGCTAAGGCATTATTAGCGGCAGCAGGCTATGACCAAAATAATCCACTGACATTTAAAGTGTTATATAACACTTCAGAAAACCACAAAAAAATTGCAGTTGCGATTGCATCAATGTGGAAAAAAGGCTTAGGTGTTGAAGCGCAACTTGAAAATCAAGAGTGGAAAAGTTATTTAGACAGCAAACGTCAAGGTAACTTTGATGTTTCGCGTGCAGGTTGGTGTGGTGATTATAATGAAGCCTCAACATTCTTAGCGATTATGCGTACTGGTCACTCACAGAACTACCCTAAGTATGCCAGTGTTGATTATGACAAAGCTATTGATGATGCAATCCTTGCTCCAACAGCAGCTGAACGTGCAGCTGATTACAAGCGTGCAGAAGCAAGTTTAGCGCAAGATATGCCAATTATGCCTATTTATCACTATGTCAATGCGCGATTAGTGAACCCACAATTAGGCGGTTATCCAATGAAGAATGCAGAAGATAATATTTATTCTAAAGATCTGTATTTTATTGCTAAATAA
- a CDS encoding LON peptidase substrate-binding domain-containing protein — MTALHIPLLFQKRHILPTGRMQLYLSALTHSTILKAILSSKTGIGICMLNDKSSRQQLCHIGTRVTIEDFHHEPDKQLIKINIYGQEAFKITNIEHSNNNIIWGKCQQLPQWPQRKVTNEQQLLSTRLQLMFHKHPNLQLLHHQQEFHNLSWLCQRWLEILPVSTQEKQTLLNSPNCLYACDYLMSMIQTRH, encoded by the coding sequence ATGACGGCTCTCCATATACCGCTATTATTTCAAAAACGGCATATCCTTCCTACTGGACGGATGCAACTTTATCTATCTGCGTTAACACACTCAACAATTCTAAAGGCTATTTTATCATCAAAAACAGGCATCGGAATTTGTATGCTCAACGATAAATCCTCACGCCAACAGTTATGCCATATAGGAACAAGAGTTACAATTGAAGATTTTCATCACGAACCTGATAAGCAATTGATTAAAATTAACATTTATGGGCAAGAGGCATTTAAAATCACTAACATAGAACACAGTAATAACAATATTATATGGGGAAAATGCCAACAACTTCCACAGTGGCCTCAACGAAAGGTGACTAACGAACAACAGTTATTATCAACACGCTTACAACTGATGTTCCATAAACACCCTAACCTACAGCTATTACACCACCAGCAAGAATTTCATAATTTAAGTTGGTTATGCCAACGTTGGCTAGAAATACTGCCAGTATCAACACAAGAAAAACAAACGCTACTCAACTCGCCTAATTGTCTTTATGCCTGTGACTACCTAATGAGTATGATTCAAACTCGCCATTAA
- the moaC gene encoding cyclic pyranopterin monophosphate synthase MoaC: MNQFTHINASGEANMVDVSAKAETVREARAEAFVHMAPETLALIVSGQHHKGDVFATARIAGIQAAKKTWDLIPLCHPLLLTKVEVQLQAIPAENKVRIESCCKLAGKTGVEMEALTAASVAALTIYDMCKAVQKDMVISQVRLLEKTGGKSGHFKAEA, encoded by the coding sequence ATGAATCAGTTTACCCATATTAATGCTTCAGGCGAAGCTAACATGGTTGATGTTTCGGCAAAAGCTGAAACCGTACGAGAAGCGCGCGCAGAAGCTTTTGTTCACATGGCACCTGAAACTTTAGCACTGATAGTTTCAGGTCAGCACCATAAAGGTGATGTGTTCGCGACAGCACGTATTGCGGGCATTCAAGCGGCAAAGAAAACATGGGATTTAATTCCATTATGTCACCCATTATTACTGACTAAAGTTGAAGTCCAGTTGCAAGCGATACCTGCTGAAAATAAAGTTCGCATTGAATCTTGTTGTAAGCTTGCAGGTAAAACCGGCGTAGAAATGGAAGCATTAACGGCGGCATCTGTTGCAGCATTAACTATTTATGACATGTGTAAAGCAGTTCAAAAAGACATGGTTATTAGTCAAGTCCGATTACTTGAAAAAACGGGCGGTAAATCTGGTCATTTTAAGGCAGAAGCATGA
- the uvrB gene encoding excinuclease ABC subunit UvrB: MSKLFSLVSDYSPAGDQPTAIAQLMDGLDSGLAQQTLLGVTGSGKTFTIANVIAQANRPTLIMAPNKTLAAQLYGEMRDFFPDNAVEYFVSYYDYYQPEAYVPTTDTFIEKDASVNAHIEQMRLSATKALMERRDVIIIASVSAIYGLGDPESYLKMMLHVRRGDVLNQRDILRRLAELQYKRNDAVFERGTFRVRGEVIDIFPAESEKEAIRLELFDDEVEVISSFDPLTGAILQRDLARTTIYPKTHYVTPREKILEAIEGIKLELTQRKQQLLDNNKLVEEQRISQRTQFDIEMMNELGFCSGIENYSRYLSGRTEGEPPPTLFDYLPADGLLIIDESHVTVSQIGAMFRGDRSRKENLVEYGFRLPSALDNRPMKFEEFESLAPQTIYVSATPGAYEIEKSGGDIAEQVVRPTGLLDPEIEVRPVATQVDDLLSEIRIRSAKKERVLVTTLTKRMSEDLTEYLTEHGVKVRYLHSDIDTVERVEIIRDLRLGKFDVLVGINLLREGLDIPEVSLVAILDADKEGFLRSERSLIQTMGRAARNIEGKAILYGDRITGSMERAINETQRRREKQIIYNLEHNIIPQKLNKKIGDLLELGAPSGRTKSRNKAADLHKVAESKGIYTVLTPQQLELEIQRLEKQMYDFAQNLEFEQAANTRDKIHQLRQQFIANS; encoded by the coding sequence ATGAGTAAGCTGTTCAGTCTTGTATCTGATTATTCACCCGCGGGGGATCAACCCACAGCCATAGCACAATTAATGGATGGGCTTGATTCTGGTCTTGCGCAGCAAACGTTACTCGGGGTTACGGGTTCTGGTAAAACCTTTACGATAGCCAATGTCATTGCGCAAGCTAATCGTCCAACGCTTATTATGGCACCCAATAAAACTTTAGCTGCCCAATTATATGGTGAAATGAGAGATTTCTTTCCCGATAATGCGGTTGAATATTTTGTTTCCTATTATGATTATTATCAACCTGAAGCTTATGTGCCAACAACCGATACTTTTATTGAAAAAGATGCATCGGTCAATGCTCATATTGAACAGATGCGGTTATCTGCAACTAAAGCATTAATGGAGCGGCGTGATGTTATTATTATTGCTTCAGTTTCCGCTATTTATGGCTTAGGCGATCCTGAATCTTATTTAAAAATGATGTTACATGTACGTCGTGGTGATGTACTTAATCAACGTGATATTCTGCGTCGTTTAGCTGAGTTGCAATATAAACGTAATGATGCTGTCTTTGAGCGCGGTACGTTTCGTGTTCGAGGGGAGGTGATTGATATATTCCCAGCAGAATCAGAAAAAGAAGCCATTCGGTTGGAATTATTTGATGATGAAGTCGAGGTTATTTCATCCTTTGACCCTCTTACTGGCGCTATTCTTCAACGTGATTTAGCCCGGACAACAATTTATCCCAAAACGCACTATGTAACTCCAAGAGAGAAAATTCTAGAAGCTATTGAAGGGATTAAACTTGAGTTAACTCAGCGAAAGCAACAATTGTTAGATAATAATAAATTAGTTGAAGAACAACGCATTTCGCAGCGAACGCAATTTGATATTGAAATGATGAATGAACTTGGTTTTTGTTCTGGTATCGAAAATTATTCACGTTATCTAAGTGGGCGAACAGAGGGTGAGCCGCCACCTACATTGTTTGATTATCTTCCTGCTGATGGTTTATTAATTATTGATGAATCACACGTCACTGTTTCTCAAATTGGTGCCATGTTCCGTGGTGATCGGTCTCGTAAAGAAAATCTGGTTGAATATGGGTTTCGATTACCTTCAGCTCTTGATAATCGACCAATGAAATTTGAGGAGTTTGAATCTTTAGCCCCACAAACTATCTATGTTTCGGCAACACCCGGTGCTTATGAAATTGAAAAGTCAGGTGGTGATATTGCAGAGCAAGTGGTACGTCCGACAGGTTTGCTTGATCCTGAAATAGAAGTTCGACCTGTAGCAACACAAGTTGATGATTTACTTTCTGAAATTCGCATACGCTCAGCTAAAAAAGAGCGAGTATTAGTAACGACATTGACCAAGCGAATGTCAGAAGATCTTACTGAATATCTTACTGAGCATGGGGTGAAAGTACGTTACCTTCACTCCGATATCGATACCGTTGAACGGGTCGAGATTATTCGTGATTTACGTTTGGGTAAATTTGATGTGTTAGTGGGTATTAACTTATTGCGGGAAGGATTAGATATTCCCGAAGTTTCTTTAGTGGCTATTTTGGATGCGGATAAAGAAGGTTTTTTACGCTCAGAACGATCACTTATTCAAACCATGGGACGCGCAGCACGTAATATTGAGGGTAAAGCTATTTTATATGGTGATCGTATTACAGGCTCAATGGAACGCGCAATTAATGAAACTCAACGACGACGCGAAAAGCAAATAATTTATAATTTAGAACATAATATTATTCCTCAAAAATTGAATAAGAAAATTGGTGATTTATTAGAATTAGGCGCACCAAGTGGACGTACTAAATCAAGAAATAAAGCCGCTGATTTACATAAAGTAGCCGAATCAAAAGGCATATATACAGTATTAACTCCGCAACAATTAGAGCTTGAAATTCAACGGTTAGAAAAACAGATGTATGACTTCGCTCAAAATTTAGAATTTGAGCAAGCTGCAAATACGCGTGACAAAATCCATCAATTAAGACAGCAATTTATTGCAAATAGCTAA
- the moaD gene encoding molybdopterin synthase sulfur carrier subunit has protein sequence MINVLFFAQIKELVGVDKIEVAAEFATADDLRQALLSRGDKWQLALESGKLLVAVNQTICRLDTAIKDGDEVAFFPPVTGG, from the coding sequence ATGATTAATGTATTGTTTTTCGCTCAAATTAAAGAGTTAGTGGGTGTTGATAAGATTGAGGTTGCTGCAGAATTTGCAACAGCAGATGATTTACGCCAAGCTTTGCTAAGCCGTGGTGATAAATGGCAGTTAGCATTAGAGTCAGGTAAATTATTAGTCGCAGTTAATCAAACAATTTGTCGACTAGATACTGCGATTAAAGACGGTGATGAAGTTGCTTTTTTCCCACCCGTTACTGGGGGTTAA
- a CDS encoding Hpt domain-containing protein, giving the protein MVTNINAETLKRLADEVGDETVVVLLNVFSDELEQYLQKLSNQPSVNQIGEISHAIKSSAASFGADDLALMAQECESRVRQGQNDWMIDHLPQFRQMVEGMAVKYKQLAGSNESINRML; this is encoded by the coding sequence ATGGTAACGAATATTAATGCTGAAACATTAAAAAGATTAGCAGATGAAGTCGGTGATGAAACTGTCGTGGTACTGCTGAATGTGTTTAGTGATGAGCTTGAACAATATTTACAAAAGCTATCAAATCAACCATCAGTAAATCAAATTGGTGAAATTAGTCATGCTATTAAAAGTAGTGCGGCAAGTTTTGGCGCTGATGATTTAGCATTAATGGCACAGGAATGCGAATCTCGTGTCAGACAAGGACAAAATGATTGGATGATTGACCATTTGCCACAATTTAGACAAATGGTCGAAGGAATGGCTGTTAAATATAAACAACTAGCAGGAAGCAATGAGTCTATCAATCGCATGCTTTAG